The Oculatellaceae cyanobacterium region ACTCCAGATTGTGACTAACAATAATTTAAAGATTGTTGTTGAACCATCAGATCATAGGGATTTTAATGTTAGTAAATCTCATGAAGTCTCAGTAAGTGTACGCCCAGAGAAAATTAACTTAAGTTTGTCTGCACCAGCAATGAGTGTCAATTGTTTTGAGGGATGGCTGAAGCACGTGATGTATTTGGGGACTCACGTTCATTATGTGGTGGAATTGCATACGGGCGATCGCTTAACTGTTAGACAATTAAATACCTCTGGTAGTTTGTTTGAACCCCACATTCCCATCTATGTTTATTGGGAAGCTAAAGATTGTTTGGCTTTAAAGGATTAATGCTAGATAATGTCTAGTTTTGGATTGATAATTGCCACGTTTAACTTAACATCCTTAACTGAATACTCTTAACCTTTAGCCTTTAGAAAACTGTGCCTTCTACTGTATACAAAAAAGCCCTAATCAAGTCTACACGACGTAAATTTATCCAAACCTCAGCAGCAGCTTTATCAGGGTTTGCGCTGTCTAGTTGCGGTTGGACACTCGCTCAGGTGCGTTCAACTTCTAATAATGCTGGGCGTGGCGATAACAAGTTGCTATACATATACACTTGGGCTGGTTATACAGACGAAGATTTACTTAATCGCTTTACTAAGGATACTGGCATCAAAGTTATTGCTGATGTCTTTGATTCCAACGAAGCGATGTTAGCCAAGATTCAAGCTTCTGGAGGCGGCGACTACAGTATTATCTACCCTTCTGACTATATGGTGCGGCAGATGGTGGAGTTGAAGATGCTGACGGAATTAGACCACTCGCGTCTGGCTGGTCTTGACCAACTCTTCCCCAAATTCCAAAATCCAACTTATGATCCAGACAACCGCTACAGTGTGCCGATGACTTGGGGTACTACAGGTTTAATTTACAACACAACTAAAATAAAAGATGAACCCCAAGATTGGAACTATCTTTGGGATCAGCAGAAGCAACTTTCTCGCAAGATGACATTGCAAAATGATCTGCGGGAAGTGATGGGGGCGACGTTGAAAATGTTGGGATATAGTTACAACTCAACAGATCCACAGCAAATTAAACAAGCTTATGAAAAGTTAGCACAACTCAAACCGAGCATCGCATCTTTTACTTCTGATGCTTGGCGCAGTCAGATTTTAACTGGGGATTTGCTGGTAGCTATGTGTGTTTCTTCAGATGCTAATGATTTAGTCCCAGAAGTAAAAAACTTACAATATGTGCTGCCGCGCAGTGGTTCTTCGTTATGGACAGACACGCTGGTGATTCCCAAAACAGCACCCAATCCAGATGCAGCATATGCTTGGATGAATTATATGTTGCAACCCGAAGTAACCGCAGCAATTTGTCAAAGGTTAAGTTTTGCTACACCAAACAAAGTAGCATTTAATTTATTACCACCTGATGTACAAAATAATCCGACCTTATTTCCTCCCGAATCCTTGCTGGCAAAGTGCGAAGGTATTGCTCCTTTACCAGATAGAACTAAAGAAATTTATGAATCATACTGGACTAAATTAACCAGCAGTTAGCAATTACATTTTGTAGGAACGGGTTTAACCGATATTTTTGTAGGATATCTAGATCCAGAACCACAGCACAAAGATGAGTAAAGGGCGGGTTTAAGTGAGATTTTTGTAGGATACATAGATATAGGTGAACCCGCCCCTACTGTTTGTTAATTGTTAATTAATTATTGTGTCTACCCCAACTTCTTCTATCCCTAATCCCACGCCATCTGATGACGTTAATGAATTGCTGGTTACATCTGGCAAGGAACGTCGAGGGTTTAAATGGTTGGAACCGCTGATATTGCTTGCCCCAGGTGGCTTATGGTTGGCGTTGCTTTTAGTGCTGCCTGCTTTAGTAATTTTTGAGTTAAGTTTAGTGCCGAATATTCGTCCAGGGGATGTAGTTAATCCTAGTGGCTTGGCGAATTATAGTTTAATTTTTCAACCAATTTATTTGCAGGTATTAGGGCGATCGCTCTTTTTTGCTTTTGGTACAACAATTGTTACTCTATTATTGGGTTTCCCTGTTGCTTATTGGCTTGGTCAAATGGCTCCTAAGCAGTGGCGAAATTTATTAGTATTAGGGTTTATTTTACCCTTGTGGACTTCTTCGCTGTTACGTTCCTACGCTTGGATTACAATTTTACGCCCTACAGGTGTGCTGAATTCATTTCTTACAAGTCTACATTTACCGCCTTTAGATTTACTTAATCAAAGTACGGCTGTGTTTATTGGTATGGCTTATAGCTATCTACCTTATATGGTATTAATTCTCTACGCTTCTGTAGAAAAATTAGATCAACGTTTGTTAGAAGCATCAGCAGATTTGGGAGCAAATCCGATTCAAACTTTTTGGAAGGTAACTGTTCCCCAAACTATGCCAGGAATTGCTGCTGGATCTTTGCTAGTATTTATTAACACTTTGGGTGATTTTGTTGATCCAGAATTGCTTGGGGGTGCATCTAGTATGACGGTATCTAGATTAATTTATAACCAGTTTTTGGGAGCTACACAAAACTGGGGTTTTGGTTCCTCTTTGAGCATGATTTTAATTTTTGCAGTAAGTGTTGCGATCGCACTACTGATTAAATATGGTGATGCTACGCCTCAACGTTAACGCGATCGCATCTAATCATTAGGTGAGAATTGATGACAGTTACAGTGGATAATCAGCAGGAGGAAATACCATTAGAAATGTTGCAGTCAAAGAATAAACCTCGTCCCTCCTGGCAGGTAATTTTTACCTTGCTGATGTTCTTTTATATGTACCTGCCGATCTTGGTACTAACGTTTTATAGTTTTAATGAGTCAGCATATAGTGCTGGTTGGCAGGGATTTACTTTAAAGTGGTATCAAAAGCTGTTCAGTGATAGTCGGATTTTAACAGCACTGCAAAATAGCTTGCTAGTGGCTATTGGTGCGGTGGTTATTTCGGCAGTTTTAGGAACTTTGATGGCAGTTGGGTTAGCGCGTTATCGGTTTCCGGGCAAAACTTTGTATCGTGGTGTTTCTTATTTACCTTTAATTATTCCTGATATTGCGATCGCAGTTGCTACCCTAGTATTTTTAGCATCAGTCGGCATACCTCTAAGTATTTGGACAATTGTAGCTGCTCATGTAGTCTTTTGTATTTCCTATATTGCTTTGGTTGTTTCTTCTAGAATTAATAATATTAATCCTCACTTAGAAGAAGCAGCACTAGATTTAGGTGCTACACCTGTACAAGCTTTTATTCAAGTTTTACTTCCTGAATTGATGCCTGCCATTATCGCTGGTTGTCTATTAGCTTTTGTCTTAAGTATGGATGACTTTTTAATTGCCAGCTTTACGGCGGGTACGGGTTCAACAACATTACCGTTAGAAATTTTTAGTCGTATTCGTACTGGGGTAAAACCAGATATCAATGCTCTTAGTGTATTCTTAATGGTTTTATCAGGTTTAGTCGCTTTTATTGCTGAAATAATTCGCTATCGCGGTGAGCAAAAGCGTTCTATTTAGTAAGAAGATTGAAGTTATTTAAAGATATTAGAGTAATAAGCAAAAATCAAAAATTTAATTTTTTAATCGCAGATGAGAGCAGATAAAAAACTCAAATTGTGATCCCAAGTCATAAATCTCATGCCTTAACGGTTATGGAGGTTGCTATATGTAAAAAAACAATAAAAAAGGACTGATTGACAGCCCTTTTTATTTTCATATTTTCAGAATTTAGATCAACTTCAAATCAGGATAATAGGCGAGTAAATCATCAGTTGTGAGTGTGTCGCCTTCTGCTTGAGGAGTCCAGAGAACTTCGACAGCGAGGAGGCGATCGCTTGAAATACTACCAATTTGACGTAAAGCTTGACGCATATCGTCAGAACTGTTGATGGTTGGCAGTTGCAGATTACCATCGAACCCAACTACAAGGGTTACTAAAATGTATTCACCAGGCGCTTGTGTTACCTGAGCCAACTCTCCACCACCAGCAGGTAAAGCAGCATTGGAACTAGCTTGACGCAATTGGTTGTTGACATTAGAAAGAGTTTCTTCAGTAAACTTACTGCGTTCAGCCAAAGCTAATTGATTAAACTTAGCTTCAGCAAGTGCTAATCCAGTTTGCTGAAATTGTCCTGCTCCATAAACCCAGTATTCAGGGTGACGTAGCAAAGCTAATGCACTTTCTTGGAGTACTTGCGCCCGTCCTTCAGCAGTACTCGTATCAGCAGTACGAGCTAGATCGTTTAACTCGGTTTGCAACTCACGAGCTTGTGATAACAAACCTACTTGTACTCGTGCTACTGAAACTTGGGAATTGTTGTAACCTAAACTTTCAGTGTCATTACCACCACCAACACGGCGGAAAGTTTGTACTAAGAAGTTGGCAAGTGCAATAAAGATAAAGATACTGAATAAACCGCCAAACCCTCCACCAAAGCCAAAGAAAGGCAGGAGAAACGGAAATCCAAAACCACCACCGCCTGGGTAGTAGCCGCCACCACCTGGGTAGTAACCACCACCACCGCCTGGAGAGTAGGTACGAGGCGCACTATAACTAGGGCTTCTACTAAAAGAACCACCGCCCATTCGTCCGCCACTACGCGCGGCTAAAGCATCACCCGCAGTGCCTAGTGTTAATGCCATCACCAGAGCAAGGGCAATTAATGGTTTAAAAAATGGTTTGATATGGGAAAACAATTTATTACGCATAGATATTTTCTCGGCTTAAGCTCGATTCAACTGTAGCGATTATGACTGCTGCAAACATCTTTCGAGCGACAAGTAGATCAGATCTGGCGGCGCTGCTGTCTAGTGGTCTTAGCTAGCATCGCGCCTATCTTTAATTTATTCCTTTATATGGCGAAAAACCTAGAGCTTAAGGGCGGATTCCTGAGAGGGAAATCCGTACAGGGCAGAAGCAATTGCTCAAAGTTAGCAATTAAAGCTTTCCTCCCCCTGCTCCCCTGCATTACTTAAAATGCCTAATATCCTGTAATTGTTAATTCTAGCCGCCTCCGACAATCGTAACTATTTCTAGGCGATCGCCTTCACGCATTTCTGTTTCTGACCAAAATTGCCGATGGAGAATTTCGCCATTGTACTCAACTGCAACTAAACGAGGATTTAATCCTAATTGTTCGAGCAGTTGTGGTAGTCGAGTTGAGGGCGGACAAGTACGGGGTTCACCGTTAACTTGTAGCGTGATTTCAACATTATTGTTAGACATGAGACTGCACAACTTGAGAGTCAATACTGCGTAGGGTTTGTATGCGAGTTAGTTGGGAAAGGAAGTACTGAGTTATTAAAGTAGGTTGTTCTGCTTCCATAATTGCGCGAACAACTGCTATCCGCTCTGCACCACTTTTCAATACATCATTTAAGTTATTCATATCTATTCCCCCAATCGCAAACCAAGGAATCGGGGAATTTTGAGCCGCATATTGAACATATTCCAAACCAGCAGCAGCTTTACCAACTTTGGTAGGAGTTTCATATACTGGCCCTACGCCGATATAATCTGCACCTTCATTTATAGCTCGTTGCATCTCATCTGGATTGGTTGTGGATTTACCAATGATGCGTTGTGAACCTAATATTTGGCGTGCAAAGCCTACCGGAACGTCTTGCTGTCCAAGATGTACACCATCAGCATCTACTGCTACGGCTAAATCTACGCGATCGTTAATAATAAATAGTGCGCCGTAGTGATGGCATAACTGCCGCAGTTTATGGGCATAACTCAGCCTAATAGAATCGTCTGAGCTTTTATCCCGATACTGTAATAAAGTCAGCCCGCCTTGCAGTGCTGCTTCGATGACGTTAAACAAATTTTCTGAAGGGGAAGTCACTAAATACAGGTGCGATTGCTTCAGCAATTGATGACGACGGTAAGCCAACAAATTGCTTTCTAGCGTATAAACTCGATAGCGCATCTGCTTGACATCAGCACTCATTTGCGTACTATAGAGCTTGCCATATTCTTCTATTACCCGCAGTGCTTCTTCGACGCGACAAAGATTTGCCTGTAATAACTGCTCAATACCCGATCTTTGTTCTTCTTTGGGATGTGTGAGTTCTGTACCAGGATCGCCTGGAGTATCCCGCGCAGCACGAATTTCTGACGAATGCAAGCCAGCTAACTCTTGCCGCATTTGCTTACATTCATTGGCTAATTGACCACTGTTTAAACCAAATCTGCACCATTCTTCAATAATGCGTAAACCTTCTCTGGCGCGATCTAAATTAGCGTCTAAAATGCGGTAAACAGCAGGTTGTATAAAGTTAATATTGCTATTTTTATCGCCCATCGGTAATTACTCCATTATTACTTTATCGTATCAGGATGTATAGTCGATTACATTGAATTTTTTGTCGCTTGATGATGCTGTTTGTATCAACAGTCAAAATGAGGATAATACACCATATTTGCCCTGTTACACAGTTGTATGCGATCAAATGGAAGATGCGTTAGCCTGTAATCACGCCATGCCAATTTAGATAGTATGCCGATACTTGTGGCTGAAAACCTCAGCAAAGTTTATCCCGTAGCCGTTAAAGAACCAGGTATCAAAGGTACATTGGCTCACTTCATCCGTCGTAACTACCGCCAAGTTAACGCAGTTCAGAATGTTTCTTTTGAAATCAATACAGGCGAAGTAGTTGGTTTTTTAGGTGCTAATGGTGCTGGAAAAACTACCACCCTCAAGATGCTGACAGGGTTAATTCATCCTTCTGGGGGTAAAGTCCGAGTTGCTGGATTCGTTCCTTTTCGCCGTCAAGAAGCGTTTTTGCAAAAAATTACCTTAGTAATGGGGCAAAAACAGCAACTTTTGTGGGATTTACCAGCCATCGACTCCTTGAATATCAACGCGGCTGTTTATGGTATCTCTGATGAGGAGTATCGCAAGCGCGTCGGCGAATTAGTCGAGATGCTTTCACTGCAAGGTAAGCTTAACCAACCAGTGCGTAAACTGTCCTTGGGTGAACGAATGAAGGCAGAATTACTAGCAGCACTCCTTCATCACCCACAAGTATTATTTCTAGATGAGCCAACATTAGGATTAGATGTGAACGCTCAAGTCAATGTACGAGACTTTTTACGTGAGTATAATCAACGCTACCAAGCAACGATTTTGTTAACCAGTCACTATATGGCTGATATCACTGCACTTTGTCAAAGAGTAATGCTAATTCATGCAGGGCAATTAATCTACGATGGTAGGTTAGAAGGACTCTTAGACCGCTTTGCCCCCTATCGTGAAGTTAAGGTTGAATTAGCGCAGCCTTTACCCGCAGAAAAATTAGCACATTATGGTGAAGTTGAAGCGGTAGTTGGGAGAGAAGTGCGTTTATTAGTTAAGCGGGAAGCACTAACTCGCACAGTAGCTCAAATTTTAGCTGAATTAGAAGTAATGGATCTAACTGTAACTGATCCACCAGTAGAAGAAGTAATTGGTCGGGTATTTCGCGCTGGAGTAGTTGAATGAATTGCCCATACATAACGTAGAGACATTGTATTCAATATCTCTACAAGGGTTATAGGTAAACCACCTTTAATTTATAGAATCTCTTCTCTCTCTCCTCCCTCTAATGAAGCGATTAATTAGAACTACTACAACTTTTCTCAGTACTTACTATGCCCACATGGTAGAGTATCGCGCAGAATTATTATTTTGGGCGCTATCAAACTCTTTACCAATTATTTTAATGGGTGTTTGGAATCAAGCTGCTCAAAGTGGGCGTTTTGGGTTATCACCGATAGATTTAGTGCGCTATTTTTTGGCAGTTTTTATTGTTAGACAATTTACGATTGTTTGGGTAGTGTGGGAGTTTGAAAAAGAAGTATTAGAAGGAAAATTATCTCCTAAGCTGCTACAACCAATAGATCCAGTATGGCATCATGTTGCTGGACACCTTGCTGAACGTCTTGCCCGTCTTCCTTTTGCTTTGGGGTTAATAGTTTTGTTTTTCGCACTTTATCCCCAAGCTTTTTGGCTGCCTAGTTTAAAAACATTGTTAATATTTTTTATTACAATAAATCTAGCTTTTGTATTGCGCTTTATCATTCAGTATACATTTGCAATGTTAGCTTTCTGGACAGAAAAAGCTACAGCAATTGAGCAACTATGGTTTTTGTTTTATTTATTTTTGTCTGGTTTGATTGCACCGTTACAACTATTTCCTGAAGAAGTGCGTAATGTGGTGCAATGGACACCATTTCCCTATATGATACATTTTCCTTCAGCAATTTTGATCGGGTTGCCAGTGAAT contains the following coding sequences:
- the thiS gene encoding sulfur carrier protein ThiS — translated: MSNNNVEITLQVNGEPRTCPPSTRLPQLLEQLGLNPRLVAVEYNGEILHRQFWSETEMREGDRLEIVTIVGGG
- a CDS encoding ATP-binding cassette domain-containing protein: MPILVAENLSKVYPVAVKEPGIKGTLAHFIRRNYRQVNAVQNVSFEINTGEVVGFLGANGAGKTTTLKMLTGLIHPSGGKVRVAGFVPFRRQEAFLQKITLVMGQKQQLLWDLPAIDSLNINAAVYGISDEEYRKRVGELVEMLSLQGKLNQPVRKLSLGERMKAELLAALLHHPQVLFLDEPTLGLDVNAQVNVRDFLREYNQRYQATILLTSHYMADITALCQRVMLIHAGQLIYDGRLEGLLDRFAPYREVKVELAQPLPAEKLAHYGEVEAVVGREVRLLVKREALTRTVAQILAELEVMDLTVTDPPVEEVIGRVFRAGVVE
- a CDS encoding DUF1517 domain-containing protein, giving the protein MRNKLFSHIKPFFKPLIALALVMALTLGTAGDALAARSGGRMGGGSFSRSPSYSAPRTYSPGGGGGYYPGGGGYYPGGGGFGFPFLLPFFGFGGGFGGLFSIFIFIALANFLVQTFRRVGGGNDTESLGYNNSQVSVARVQVGLLSQARELQTELNDLARTADTSTAEGRAQVLQESALALLRHPEYWVYGAGQFQQTGLALAEAKFNQLALAERSKFTEETLSNVNNQLRQASSNAALPAGGGELAQVTQAPGEYILVTLVVGFDGNLQLPTINSSDDMRQALRQIGSISSDRLLAVEVLWTPQAEGDTLTTDDLLAYYPDLKLI
- a CDS encoding ABC-2 family transporter protein — encoded protein: MKRLIRTTTTFLSTYYAHMVEYRAELLFWALSNSLPIILMGVWNQAAQSGRFGLSPIDLVRYFLAVFIVRQFTIVWVVWEFEKEVLEGKLSPKLLQPIDPVWHHVAGHLAERLARLPFALGLIVLFFALYPQAFWLPSLKTLLIFFITINLAFVLRFIIQYTFAMLAFWTEKATAIEQLWFLFYLFLSGLIAPLQLFPEEVRNVVQWTPFPYMIHFPSAILIGLPVNIGQGLLVIIGWSILFWGLNRWLWRKGLKRYSGMGA
- a CDS encoding thiamine phosphate synthase gives rise to the protein MGDKNSNINFIQPAVYRILDANLDRAREGLRIIEEWCRFGLNSGQLANECKQMRQELAGLHSSEIRAARDTPGDPGTELTHPKEEQRSGIEQLLQANLCRVEEALRVIEEYGKLYSTQMSADVKQMRYRVYTLESNLLAYRRHQLLKQSHLYLVTSPSENLFNVIEAALQGGLTLLQYRDKSSDDSIRLSYAHKLRQLCHHYGALFIINDRVDLAVAVDADGVHLGQQDVPVGFARQILGSQRIIGKSTTNPDEMQRAINEGADYIGVGPVYETPTKVGKAAAGLEYVQYAAQNSPIPWFAIGGIDMNNLNDVLKSGAERIAVVRAIMEAEQPTLITQYFLSQLTRIQTLRSIDSQVVQSHV
- a CDS encoding spermidine/putrescine ABC transporter substrate-binding protein, with the protein product MPSTVYKKALIKSTRRKFIQTSAAALSGFALSSCGWTLAQVRSTSNNAGRGDNKLLYIYTWAGYTDEDLLNRFTKDTGIKVIADVFDSNEAMLAKIQASGGGDYSIIYPSDYMVRQMVELKMLTELDHSRLAGLDQLFPKFQNPTYDPDNRYSVPMTWGTTGLIYNTTKIKDEPQDWNYLWDQQKQLSRKMTLQNDLREVMGATLKMLGYSYNSTDPQQIKQAYEKLAQLKPSIASFTSDAWRSQILTGDLLVAMCVSSDANDLVPEVKNLQYVLPRSGSSLWTDTLVIPKTAPNPDAAYAWMNYMLQPEVTAAICQRLSFATPNKVAFNLLPPDVQNNPTLFPPESLLAKCEGIAPLPDRTKEIYESYWTKLTSS
- a CDS encoding ABC transporter permease, translated to MSTPTSSIPNPTPSDDVNELLVTSGKERRGFKWLEPLILLAPGGLWLALLLVLPALVIFELSLVPNIRPGDVVNPSGLANYSLIFQPIYLQVLGRSLFFAFGTTIVTLLLGFPVAYWLGQMAPKQWRNLLVLGFILPLWTSSLLRSYAWITILRPTGVLNSFLTSLHLPPLDLLNQSTAVFIGMAYSYLPYMVLILYASVEKLDQRLLEASADLGANPIQTFWKVTVPQTMPGIAAGSLLVFINTLGDFVDPELLGGASSMTVSRLIYNQFLGATQNWGFGSSLSMILIFAVSVAIALLIKYGDATPQR
- a CDS encoding ABC transporter permease, which encodes MTVTVDNQQEEIPLEMLQSKNKPRPSWQVIFTLLMFFYMYLPILVLTFYSFNESAYSAGWQGFTLKWYQKLFSDSRILTALQNSLLVAIGAVVISAVLGTLMAVGLARYRFPGKTLYRGVSYLPLIIPDIAIAVATLVFLASVGIPLSIWTIVAAHVVFCISYIALVVSSRINNINPHLEEAALDLGATPVQAFIQVLLPELMPAIIAGCLLAFVLSMDDFLIASFTAGTGSTTLPLEIFSRIRTGVKPDINALSVFLMVLSGLVAFIAEIIRYRGEQKRSI